A genomic segment from Paraburkholderia sabiae encodes:
- a CDS encoding IS91 family transposase, which produces MRPALEVADILRRCGPQYRQTHAEGLTRVQRRVMSAIELCRTAALGGHVERCDACGHQRIAYDSCRNRHCPKCQSLARAQWLERRQAELLPETEYFHVVFTLPEPIAALAYQNKRVLYDMLFRASAETLRTIAADPRHLGAEIGFITILHTWGQNLLHHPHVHCVVPGGGIAPDGEHWIACRPGFFLPVRVLSRLFRRLFTQQLRRAFDAGTLRFHGQLEPLRDARAFAAWLAPAARAEWVVYAKPPFGGAEHVLDYLGRYTHRVAISNNRLLAFDGHTVQFRWKDYRYESRQRTMTLTADEFIRRFLLHVLPDGFKRIRSYGWLANCHRADRLATCRQLLGVEAPAAAAAEPGEDYRDRYQRLTGRSLRDCPVCGKGHMLRIEDMPGSLPRAPPGPTHAR; this is translated from the coding sequence ATGCGCCCGGCGCTCGAAGTGGCGGACATCCTTCGCCGCTGTGGTCCGCAGTATCGGCAAACCCATGCCGAGGGGCTCACTCGTGTCCAGCGGCGGGTGATGAGTGCGATCGAGCTTTGTCGTACCGCCGCGCTTGGCGGGCATGTCGAGCGGTGCGACGCGTGCGGCCATCAGCGCATCGCCTACGACTCGTGCCGCAATAGACATTGCCCGAAGTGCCAGTCGCTCGCCCGCGCGCAATGGCTTGAACGCCGGCAGGCCGAGCTGCTTCCCGAGACCGAGTACTTCCATGTCGTCTTCACGCTTCCCGAACCCATCGCGGCTCTCGCGTACCAGAACAAACGCGTGCTCTACGACATGCTGTTTCGCGCCAGCGCCGAGACGCTGCGCACGATCGCCGCCGACCCCAGACATCTCGGTGCCGAAATCGGCTTCATCACGATCCTGCACACGTGGGGGCAGAATCTGCTGCATCATCCGCACGTGCATTGCGTTGTGCCGGGCGGCGGCATCGCCCCGGATGGCGAGCACTGGATCGCCTGCCGTCCCGGCTTCTTCCTGCCGGTACGGGTCCTGTCACGGCTCTTCCGACGGCTCTTTACACAGCAGCTGCGCCGCGCATTCGACGCCGGCACGTTGCGCTTCCATGGCCAGCTCGAGCCGCTGCGTGATGCCCGGGCGTTCGCGGCCTGGCTTGCACCCGCGGCACGGGCGGAGTGGGTGGTCTACGCCAAGCCACCCTTTGGCGGTGCCGAACACGTGCTCGATTACCTGGGCCGCTACACCCACCGCGTCGCCATCTCCAACAACCGGCTGCTCGCCTTCGACGGGCACACCGTGCAGTTCCGCTGGAAGGACTACCGGTACGAGTCCAGACAAAGAACCATGACGCTCACGGCCGACGAGTTCATCCGTCGCTTCCTGCTGCATGTGCTGCCTGACGGCTTCAAGCGCATTCGCAGCTACGGGTGGCTCGCCAACTGCCACCGTGCCGACAGGCTCGCCACCTGCAGGCAGCTGCTCGGTGTCGAGGCTCCCGCCGCTGCCGCAGCCGAGCCCGGGGAAGACTACCGTGACCGCTACCAGCGACTCACCGGCAGGTCACTGCGCGACTGCCCCGTCTGTGGCAAGGGACACATGCTCCGCATCGAAGACATGCCCGGCAGCCTTCCACGAGCCCCGCCAGGTCCCACCCATGCGCGCTAG